The following are encoded together in the Oscarella lobularis chromosome 10, ooOscLobu1.1, whole genome shotgun sequence genome:
- the LOC136192121 gene encoding transducin-like enhancer protein 4 isoform X1, which yields MDAVRPPGLFGGRHSTPHQGSNLQHLKSSITDACERIKQDFSLLQAQHDSLKLEFDKLASEKTEIQRHYVMYYEMSYGLNVEMHKQAEICKRLNAICAQVIPYLTHEHQQQIVAAVERAKQVTVSELNAIVGPPHGGGSGAGGAVGGHPGGPGIPSLPPPPTAAAAAAAAAAAARLPPHSVPSEAAAAVAAAAAAGMPSLSSMPPSAAAAAAAAMAAVANSSAGLLALSNVISRQPPLAINKDDRAGSASPERSSSSRPDKHRSSSFQQSASNSKGHVTSSSKRPRRDGTPESEVEKSEADLVVDVKDDEHHHHHQHQHQHHQHQHQHQQREQQGGGGGAGSPQNGPHSSSPKASAPHRKASSSSDSSDHEDDVKSDASPRHHHHQQHHHQHHHQQQQQQQPPHTDSMNDVSGAPPPAMGIHNLAKAAAAVGGGSGSGPASLANVAGLRPPHALGASHYPFPTGFGGPELSGPQFAGMMPGAGMFPPPPPPPPPPPPRGGPMVGFDQSRVAGSPLGNPNFSMPSGKSHAMHVGPDGQLQPVSFPLDAVYVPGVPRHGRQISVLNHGEVVCAVTVSNPTRHVYTGGKGCVKVWDISQGSIKNPVSQLDCLRDNYIRSLKLLPDGGTLLVGGEASTLSIWDLASASPRIKAELTSSAPACYALAISPDAKVCFSCCSDGNIAVWDLHNQHLLRQFQGHTDGASCIDISPDGTKLWTGGLDNTVRAWDLRQQSRQLQQYDFGSQIFSLGYCPTGDWLAVGMENSYVEVLHTGKPEKYQLHLHESCVLSLKYANSGKWFISTGKDNLLNAWRTPYGACLFQSKESSSVLSCDISTDDKFIVTGSGDKKATLYEVL from the exons ATGGACGCCGTTCGTCCTCCGGGCTTGTTTGGAGGAAGACATTCG ACTCCTCATCAAGGATCGAATCTTCAACACCTCAAGTCGTCGATCACCGACGCTTGCGAACGAATCAAACaggatttttctcttcttcaagcTCAACACGACAG CTTGAAACTGGAGTTCGACAAGTTGGCAAGTGAAAAGACCGAAATTCAGCGCCATTATGTCATG TATTACGAAATGTCGTATGGGCTCAACGTCGAAATGCATAAACAG GCAGAAATCTGCAAAAGACTGAATGCAATCTGCGCTCAAGTCATTCCTTATTTAACACACgag CATCAACAACAAATTGTAGCAGCTGTCGAACGAGCAAAACAAGTCACTGTCAGCGAATTGAATGCAATTGTCGGG CCGCCGCATGGAGGCGGAAGCGGTGCAGGAGGAGCAGTAGGTGGTCATCCGGGTGGTCCCGGGattccttctcttccgccACCGCcaacagcggcggcggcggcggcggcggcggcggcggcagcaaGACTACCACCTCATTCTGTTCCAAgtgaagcggcggcggcagtggcggcagcggcggcggctggaATGCCTTCTCTTTCATCTATGCCTCCGtcagcagcggcggcggcggcggcggccatGGCGGCTGTAGCTAATAGTTCAGCTGGATTGCTTGCCTTATCCAACGTCATATCAAGACAACCTCCTTTGGCAATAAATAAGGACGATAGAG CGGGATCTGCGTCACCTGAACGAAGTTCCTCTTCCAGACCAGACAAACATCGATCCTCGTCATTTCAACAGAGCGCAAGCAACTCTAAGGGTCACGTGACCAGTAGCAGCAAACGCCCAAGAAGAGATGGAACTCCC GAAAGTGAAGTGGAGAAAAGTGAAGCTGATCTTGTCGTTGATGTAAAGGACGATgaacatcatcatcatcatcagcatcagcatcagcatcatcagcatcagcatcagcatcagcaGCGTGAGCAGCAGGGTGGTGGGGGCGGGGCCGGTTCGCCTCAAAATGGACCTCATTCCTCATCACCAAAAGCGTCCGCTCCTCATCGAAAAGCAAGTTCCAGCAGCGACAGTAGTGATcatgaagatgacgtcaaatcggaTGCATCACCAaggcatcatcatcatcaacaACATCACCATCAACATCATCatcaacagcaacagcaacaacag CCTCCTCACACAGATTCAATGAACGATGTATCAGGTGCTCCACCTCCAGCTATGGGCATTCATAATCTGGCGAAGGCAGCTGCAGCtgtcggcggcggaagcggaagTGGCCCGGCATCTCTCGCCAACG TAGCCGGGTTACGCCCACCACACGCACTAGGAGCAAGCCACTATCCCTTTCCTACAGGATTTGGAGG TCCTGAGCTCAGTGGTCCTCAATTTGCAGGAATGATGCCAGGAG CGGGAATGtttcctcctccgcctcctccgcctccgcctccgccgccacgAGGAGGTCCAATGGTCGGCTTTGATCAGAGCAGAG TTGCAGGCTCTCCTTTGGGAAATCCAAATTTTAGCATGCCCAGTGGAAAATC ACACGCAATGCACGTTGGTCCAGATGGCCAATTACAACCCGTCTCTTTTCCCCTCGACGCAGTCTACGTTCCCG GCGTTCCCCGACATGGTCGTCAAATTAGCGTTTTAAATCATGGCGAAGTCGTTTGCGCCGTGACAGTGAGCAATCCAACAAGACACGTGTATACGGGAGGCAAAGGCTGCGTCAAAGTGTGGGACATAAGCCAAGGAAGCATCAAGAATCCCGTCTCACAACTTGACTGTCTC AGAGATAATTATATTCGTTCTCTCAAACTCTTACCGGATGGAGGGACTCTTTTGGTTGGCGGTGAAGCAAGCACCTTATCTATATGGGACTTGGCTTCA GCAAGTCCTCGCATTAAAGCCGAACTGACGTCAAGTGCACCAGCCTGTTACGCACTTGCTATCAGTCCAGATGCCAAA GTTTGTTTCAGTTGCTGTAGCGATGGAAATATCGCCGTGTGGGATCTTCACAATCAGCATCTATTACG TCAGTTTCAAGGTCACACTGATGGCGCCAGTTGCATTGATATTTCTCCAGATGGAACCAAGTTGTGGACAG GTGGCTTGGATAATACCGTTCGAGCGTGGGATCTGAGACAG CAGAGTCGCCAGCTGCAACAATACGATTTCGGATCTCAGATCTTCTCATTGGGATATTGTCCAACTGGAGATTGGCTAGCCGTTGG AATGGAGAATAGCTACGTCGAAGTGTTGCACACTGGAAAGCCAGAAAAGTATCAACTACATTTACACGAAAGCTGCGTTCTTTCACTCAAATATGCCAATTCAG GCAAATGGTTCATTAGCACAGGCAAAGACAATCTCTTGAATGCGTGGAGAACTCCCTATGGAGCATGCCTTTTTCAG TCCAAAGAATCGTCATCTGTACTCAGCTGCGACATTTCTACGGACGACAAATTTATTGTAACAGGTTCAGGAGACAAAAAGGCAACTCTTTATGAAGTTCTCTGA
- the LOC136192121 gene encoding transducin-like enhancer protein 4 isoform X2, producing MDAVRPPGLFGGRHSTPHQGSNLQHLKSSITDACERIKQDFSLLQAQHDSLKLEFDKLASEKTEIQRHYVMYYEMSYGLNVEMHKQAEICKRLNAICAQVIPYLTHEHQQQIVAAVERAKQVTVSELNAIVGPPHGGGSGAGGAVGGHPGGPGIPSLPPPPTAAAAAAAAAAAARLPPHSVPSEAAAAVAAAAAAGMPSLSSMPPSAAAAAAAAMAAVANSSAGLLALSNVISRQPPLAINKDDRAGSASPERSSSSRPDKHRSSSFQQSASNSKGHVTSSSKRPRRDGTPESEVEKSEADLVVDVKDDEHHHHHQHQHQHHQHQHQHQQREQQGGGGGAGSPQNGPHSSSPKASAPHRKASSSSDSSDHEDDVKSDASPRHHHHQQHHHQHHHQQQQQQQPPHTDSMNDVSGAPPPAMGIHNLAKAAAAVGGGSGSGPASLANVAGLRPPHALGASHYPFPTGFGGPELSGPQFAGMMPGAGMFPPPPPPPPPPPPRGGPMVGFDQSRVAGSPLGNPNFSMPSGKSHAMHVGPDGQLQPVSFPLDAVYVPGVPRHGRQISVLNHGEVVCAVTVSNPTRHVYTGGKGCVKVWDISQGSIKNPVSQLDCLRDNYIRSLKLLPDGGTLLVGGEASTLSIWDLASASPRIKAELTSSAPACYALAISPDAKVCFSCCSDGNIAVWDLHNQHLLRQFQGHTDGASCIDISPDGTKLWTGGLDNTVRAWDLRQSRQLQQYDFGSQIFSLGYCPTGDWLAVGMENSYVEVLHTGKPEKYQLHLHESCVLSLKYANSGKWFISTGKDNLLNAWRTPYGACLFQSKESSSVLSCDISTDDKFIVTGSGDKKATLYEVL from the exons ATGGACGCCGTTCGTCCTCCGGGCTTGTTTGGAGGAAGACATTCG ACTCCTCATCAAGGATCGAATCTTCAACACCTCAAGTCGTCGATCACCGACGCTTGCGAACGAATCAAACaggatttttctcttcttcaagcTCAACACGACAG CTTGAAACTGGAGTTCGACAAGTTGGCAAGTGAAAAGACCGAAATTCAGCGCCATTATGTCATG TATTACGAAATGTCGTATGGGCTCAACGTCGAAATGCATAAACAG GCAGAAATCTGCAAAAGACTGAATGCAATCTGCGCTCAAGTCATTCCTTATTTAACACACgag CATCAACAACAAATTGTAGCAGCTGTCGAACGAGCAAAACAAGTCACTGTCAGCGAATTGAATGCAATTGTCGGG CCGCCGCATGGAGGCGGAAGCGGTGCAGGAGGAGCAGTAGGTGGTCATCCGGGTGGTCCCGGGattccttctcttccgccACCGCcaacagcggcggcggcggcggcggcggcggcggcggcagcaaGACTACCACCTCATTCTGTTCCAAgtgaagcggcggcggcagtggcggcagcggcggcggctggaATGCCTTCTCTTTCATCTATGCCTCCGtcagcagcggcggcggcggcggcggccatGGCGGCTGTAGCTAATAGTTCAGCTGGATTGCTTGCCTTATCCAACGTCATATCAAGACAACCTCCTTTGGCAATAAATAAGGACGATAGAG CGGGATCTGCGTCACCTGAACGAAGTTCCTCTTCCAGACCAGACAAACATCGATCCTCGTCATTTCAACAGAGCGCAAGCAACTCTAAGGGTCACGTGACCAGTAGCAGCAAACGCCCAAGAAGAGATGGAACTCCC GAAAGTGAAGTGGAGAAAAGTGAAGCTGATCTTGTCGTTGATGTAAAGGACGATgaacatcatcatcatcatcagcatcagcatcagcatcatcagcatcagcatcagcatcagcaGCGTGAGCAGCAGGGTGGTGGGGGCGGGGCCGGTTCGCCTCAAAATGGACCTCATTCCTCATCACCAAAAGCGTCCGCTCCTCATCGAAAAGCAAGTTCCAGCAGCGACAGTAGTGATcatgaagatgacgtcaaatcggaTGCATCACCAaggcatcatcatcatcaacaACATCACCATCAACATCATCatcaacagcaacagcaacaacag CCTCCTCACACAGATTCAATGAACGATGTATCAGGTGCTCCACCTCCAGCTATGGGCATTCATAATCTGGCGAAGGCAGCTGCAGCtgtcggcggcggaagcggaagTGGCCCGGCATCTCTCGCCAACG TAGCCGGGTTACGCCCACCACACGCACTAGGAGCAAGCCACTATCCCTTTCCTACAGGATTTGGAGG TCCTGAGCTCAGTGGTCCTCAATTTGCAGGAATGATGCCAGGAG CGGGAATGtttcctcctccgcctcctccgcctccgcctccgccgccacgAGGAGGTCCAATGGTCGGCTTTGATCAGAGCAGAG TTGCAGGCTCTCCTTTGGGAAATCCAAATTTTAGCATGCCCAGTGGAAAATC ACACGCAATGCACGTTGGTCCAGATGGCCAATTACAACCCGTCTCTTTTCCCCTCGACGCAGTCTACGTTCCCG GCGTTCCCCGACATGGTCGTCAAATTAGCGTTTTAAATCATGGCGAAGTCGTTTGCGCCGTGACAGTGAGCAATCCAACAAGACACGTGTATACGGGAGGCAAAGGCTGCGTCAAAGTGTGGGACATAAGCCAAGGAAGCATCAAGAATCCCGTCTCACAACTTGACTGTCTC AGAGATAATTATATTCGTTCTCTCAAACTCTTACCGGATGGAGGGACTCTTTTGGTTGGCGGTGAAGCAAGCACCTTATCTATATGGGACTTGGCTTCA GCAAGTCCTCGCATTAAAGCCGAACTGACGTCAAGTGCACCAGCCTGTTACGCACTTGCTATCAGTCCAGATGCCAAA GTTTGTTTCAGTTGCTGTAGCGATGGAAATATCGCCGTGTGGGATCTTCACAATCAGCATCTATTACG TCAGTTTCAAGGTCACACTGATGGCGCCAGTTGCATTGATATTTCTCCAGATGGAACCAAGTTGTGGACAG GTGGCTTGGATAATACCGTTCGAGCGTGGGATCTGAGACAG AGTCGCCAGCTGCAACAATACGATTTCGGATCTCAGATCTTCTCATTGGGATATTGTCCAACTGGAGATTGGCTAGCCGTTGG AATGGAGAATAGCTACGTCGAAGTGTTGCACACTGGAAAGCCAGAAAAGTATCAACTACATTTACACGAAAGCTGCGTTCTTTCACTCAAATATGCCAATTCAG GCAAATGGTTCATTAGCACAGGCAAAGACAATCTCTTGAATGCGTGGAGAACTCCCTATGGAGCATGCCTTTTTCAG TCCAAAGAATCGTCATCTGTACTCAGCTGCGACATTTCTACGGACGACAAATTTATTGTAACAGGTTCAGGAGACAAAAAGGCAACTCTTTATGAAGTTCTCTGA
- the LOC136192131 gene encoding ubiquitin carboxyl-terminal hydrolase 3-like, with amino-acid sequence MDCPHVQTAVRINADYLKRTCSDHFTCKVCKSTKSAWICLMCGATHCGRYVRRHAVEHYEENLQHSVCMDKESLAVFCYICDEYAGNDTKTKLIGQLRKCMKEKRNKKRPLNEESNSSATKRAKTIEDDATPCKLVGLRNLGNTCFMNAVLQSLSNIKEFSVFFRRLPAASLTSSRQTTANHHGYFTRSRPRPGTNCSLVEEVRKCIIALRSEGSAPHSPDSLFATVWRVVPRFRGFQQQDAHEFLRYLLDQLHSELQEHVTRKMTSKRTIVSGVFGGMLQNEVTCLECRTQSIKQDPILDLSLDIPRRFQNSKKNETHCCIRDCLSSFVQKEELQESELYYCLNCKCKQRSTKKFWIKSLPQVLCLHLKRFHFTTMFRSKIDTHVQFPISGLDMSPYLLSSSSSEEASSLYDLGAVIVHHGSGVSSGHYTAYACSHVAGNWFHFNDSHVSRVREDSVLSCKAYILFYVKRQTKEVSIETSDDCHIIDVET; translated from the exons ATGGATTGCCCCCACGTTCAAACGGCCGTCCGCATCAACGCGGACTATCTCAAAAGAACGTGCTCGGACCACTTCACGTGCAAAG TGTGCAAATCGACCAAAAGCGCTTGGATTTGTCTCATGTGCGGTGCAACGCACTGCGGAAG ATACGTTCGTCGACACGCCGTCGAACATTACGAAGAAAATTTGCAACACAGTGTCTGCATGGACAAAGAATCGCTCGCCGTCTTTTG TTACATTTGCGACGAATACGCTGGGAACGATACGAAAACAAAATTGATTGGACAGCTGAGAAAATGTATGAAGGAGAAACGAAACAAAAAACGACCATTGAATGAagaatcgaattcgtcggCGACAAAACGAGCGAAAACG attgaagACGACGCTACACCGTGTAAATTAGTAGGACTGCGTAATTTAGGAAACACGTGTTTTATGAACGCCGTTCTTCAATCATTGAG CAATATCAAGGAATTTAGCGTATTTTTTCGCCGGCTTCCCGCTGCCTCATTGACAAGTTCCCGTCAGACGACAGCCAATCACCATGGATATTTTACGAGAAGCAGACCAAGACCAGGCACTAAttg TTCTTTAGTTGAAGAAGTTCGCAAATGTATTATTGCTTTACGTAGCGAAGGATCGGCACCTCATTCTCCGGATTCTTTGTTTGCCACTGTGTGGCGAGTCGTTCCAAGATTCAG GGGGTTTCAACAGCAGGATGCTCACGAATTTCTTCGCTACTTACTCGATCAACTTCATAGCGAATTACAAGAGCACGTGACAAGAAAAATGACTTCAAAGAGAACAATTGTGTCTGGAGTCTTTGGAGGAATGCTTCAAAATGAAGTCACGTGTCTGGAATGTAGAACACAGTCCATAAAGCAAGATCCTATTCTGG aTTTGTCTTTGGATATTCCTCGACGctttcaaaattcaaagaaGAATGAAACACATTGTTGCATACGAG ATTGCTTGTCAAGTTTCGTTCAAAAGGAGGAACTTCAAGAGAGCGAATTATACTATTGTCTCAATTGCAAATGCAAGCAAAgatcaacaaaaaaattctggATTAAATCACTTCCTCAG GTTCTCTGTCTTCATTTGAAACGCTTCCACTTTACGACTATGTTTCGATCAAAAATTGATACTCACGTACAGTTTCCAATTAGCGGATTAGATATGTCTCCTTATTTgctctcttcctcctcctccgaaGAG GCAAGCAGTCTCTATGATCTAGGAGCTGTTATAGTTCATCACGGATCAGG TGTTAGTTCCGGGCATTACACGGCATACGCTTGTAGTCACGTGGCAG GTAATTGGTTTCATTTTAATGATAGTCACGTGAGTCGCGTGCGCGAAGACAGCGTATTGTCATGCAAAGCCTACATATTGTTTTATGTCAAACGACAAACGAAGGAGGTTTCCATAGAAACCTCCGATGATTGTCACAtaattgacgtcgaaacctaa
- the LOC136192126 gene encoding peptidyl-prolyl cis-trans isomerase FKBP8-like has translation MADDKTTAASVIEENDATASSNTEETEEKTPKEGSDWLDILGTGALRKKILRSGKGGEESRPKPSQRATIRLEERLEDGTIVEEKRDVQFYVNEMEVLAAIDMVVCLMEVEEIALVESESRFAYGTFGLPPKVAPNSKMIFEIELVKVEPSPPAFDQTLEEFLKDVERKRLIGNKYYKREEYNQAVSIYKKAIDRLDSAASLTKDHSVEGDETLVRPLQIAFLNNCAAAYLQLDMHKETIELCDRVLKLDSQNTKAHFRKGKAFASMGDFKQALKSFQEAQKLDPNDTLILKNLRSARKDSAQQTQKEKNMYAKMMKGLEKNESKKEDVVKANGTWLKWGTLLFAVGAVGALISMWWVKSN, from the exons atggCAGACGATAAGACGACTGCAGCTTCGGTTATAGAAGAG AATGACGCGACAGCGTCAAGCAACACAGAAGAAACTGAGGAAAAGACACCAAAAGAAGGCAGCGATTGGTTGGATATACTAGGAACGGGAGCTCTTCGAAAAAAA atTTTGAGATCGGGtaaaggaggagaagagagtCGACCTAAGCCATCTCAAAGAGCGACAATTCGACTCGAAGAACGACTTGAAGACGGAACAATtgtcgaagaaaaacgtgaCGTTCAATTTTATGTAAACGAAATGGAAGTTTTGGCAG CTATTGATATGGTTGTCTGTCTTATGGAAGTCGAGGAAATTGCTCTGGTTGAGAGTGAATCACGATTTGCCTATGGAACGTTTGGATT ACCACCCAAAGTGGCTCCCAATTCTAAAAtgatttttgaaattgagtTGGTGAAAGTGGAGCCATCTCCACCTGCTTTTGATCAGACTTTGGAAGAATTTCTAAAAGATGT AGAACGAAAGCGTTTGATTGGAAACAAgtattacaagagagaagaatACAATCAAGCTGTCAGCATATACAAAAA GGCTATTGATCGTCTTGATTCGGCCGCTTCCCTT aCTAAAGACCATTCTGTGGAGGGTGATGAAACACTTGTTCGACCTCTTCAAATTGCCTTTCTAAATAATTGTGCAGCTGCTTATTTGCAG CTTGACATGCATAAAGAAACGATTGAATTATGTGACAGAGTATTGAAATTAGATTCTCAAAATACAAAAGCTCATTTTAGGAAAGGAAAG GCATTTGCTTCTATGGGCGATTTCAAACAAGCCCTCAAATCGTTTCAGGAAGCTCAAAAATTGGACCCAAATGATACA CTTATACTAAAAAATTTGAGATCAGCAAGAAAGGATTCAGCTCAGCAGactcagaaagaaaagaatatgTATGCAAAAATGATGAAAGgtttagaaaaaaacgaaagcaaaaaagaagacgtggTCAAAGCAAATGGAACATGG ctgAAATGGGGAACTCTATTGTTTGCTGTCGGTGCAGTGGGAGCGCTAATTAGCATGTGGTGGGTAAAATCAAATTGA
- the LOC136192124 gene encoding homer protein homolog 2-like, producing the protein MGEKPVFSSRAVVFQIDPETKKSWLPCSQAPVPVAFYHDPSRKTYRIISVDSGKALINSTILPSMNFTKTGAKFGQWRDAATNTIYGLGFTNEGDLDKFSNQFSEAKGNVKTLAPKPKTASEGSEAAEVEATTPTVANGSNDIRKSVGEKQGKEGSLTPQRKLSISEPSGSLEAQLQEMRHENDRLKHALAASSCHRDKWETERQKLMNNNTLLRTGLQESKMNVEEWKSKMKQQQEENQKLKQKVQELEAGEAGVETKIMESVGNLKQENEALEKRVKELEAALQEKEKELSTVESQASEMVSLKAKHSEVCSQIEQLEAENADLCEKVGSATDKLKEEQTASSVRNQRIAEKNDAIGAKLEELLQLQKEVESQLK; encoded by the exons ATGGG AGAAAAACCCGTATTCTCGAGTCGAGCCGTCGTTTTTCAAATCGATCCcgaaacgaagaaatcgtgGCTTCCGTGTTCACAGGCGCCCGTTCCAGTCGCCTTCTATCACGATCCATCGCGCAAAACCTATCGAATCATATCGGTCGATTCgggaaag GCACTCATCAATAGCACTATATTACCTTCAATGAATTTCACGAAAACGGGCGCGAAATTTGGCCAATGgcgcgacgcggcgacaAATACAATATACGGGCTCGGATTTACGAACGAAGGCGATTTAGATAAG TTCTCGAATCAATTCAGTGAGGCAAAGGGAAACGTAAAGACTTTGGCCCCTAAGCCAAAAACAGCAAGTGAAGGAAGTGAAGCAGCTGAAGTTGAAGCTACCACGCCCACCGTTGCTAATGGCTCAAATGACATTAGGAAAAGTGTGGGTGAGAAGCAAGGAAAG GAAGGTTCATTGACTCCACAGCGTAAGCTATCAATTTCGGAGCCTTCTGGTTCTTTGGAGGCTCAACTACAGGAGATGAGACATGAGAATGATAGGTTGAAGCATGCCTTGGCTGCTAG ttctTGTCATCGGGATAAGTGGGAGACGGAGAGGCAGAAATTGATGAATAATAATACATTGTTGCGAACGGGGCTGCAGGAGAGTAAAATGAATGTCGAAGAGTGGAAGTCAAAGatgaagcagcagcaggaagAGAATCAGAAATTGAAACAAAAG GTGCAAGAATTGGAGGCGGGTGAAGCAGGCGTTGAAACAAAGATAATGGAATCAGTAGGAAATTTGAAACAGGAAAATGAAGCACTGGAGAAACGAGTGAAGGAATTGGAAGCAGCTTTacaagaaaaggagaag GAGTTGAGTACAGTGGAATCGCAGGCGTCAGAGATGGTCTCATTGAAAGCAAAGCACAGTGAAGTTTGCAGTCAAATTGAA CAATTAGAAGCGGAAAATGCCGACTTGTGTGAAAAAGTGGGCAGTGCAACAGATAAGCTCAAAGAGGAGCAAACAGCCTCGAGTGTCAGAAATCAACGCATTGCCGAAAAGAATGATGCAATTGGTGCAAAATTAGAAGAATTGCTACAATTGCAGAAGGAAGTTGAATCACAACTcaaatag